In Gemmatimonadaceae bacterium, a single genomic region encodes these proteins:
- a CDS encoding M20/M25/M40 family metallo-hydrolase yields the protein MRATSLFAVTVGLAAVLAAPAPATAQGGAEQAAPANDPIATLVGRLSLDQYKANIKGLTTFGDRRQGTERNRKAVDWIEAQLKSYGCTDVERLTYMFEPPPPRGRGAGRGGRGGRGFAESDIASGGGRYRGIRARTGVNNDSLKQPDLAIRAEDAEASVPGERQEVYCTKIGTTHPDEMYIVGGHMDGIGWGQAANDDGSGAALVMQLARVFSNPDVKTERSIRFILWNNEESGLNGSRAYIAQRFALQGKEDPPGSGKYPEPRWLGMIQHDMMLWDHGMPRADGTVSKEQRPEANVNIEFQSNSKMAAESQQLAWTFEAANEKYATDYPAQVGRHMTNTDSDPFKDLVPAISLRENERGTQIGAGWDPNWHQPTDVYTTYHDKDFRLGLNAAQTTLAAVAELTGATIQK from the coding sequence ATGCGCGCCACATCGCTATTTGCCGTCACCGTCGGACTCGCCGCAGTGCTCGCCGCCCCCGCCCCTGCCACGGCGCAGGGCGGCGCCGAGCAGGCCGCACCGGCCAACGATCCCATCGCCACACTCGTCGGCCGCCTCAGCCTCGACCAGTACAAGGCCAACATCAAAGGCCTCACCACCTTCGGGGACCGCCGCCAGGGCACCGAGCGCAATCGCAAGGCGGTGGACTGGATCGAGGCCCAACTCAAGAGCTACGGCTGCACGGACGTCGAGCGGCTCACCTACATGTTCGAGCCCCCGCCGCCGCGCGGTCGGGGTGCGGGCCGCGGTGGTCGCGGTGGCCGCGGTTTCGCAGAGTCCGACATCGCGTCGGGAGGCGGACGGTATCGCGGCATCCGCGCCCGCACGGGTGTGAACAACGACTCGCTCAAGCAGCCCGACCTCGCCATCCGCGCCGAGGACGCCGAGGCCAGCGTGCCCGGCGAACGGCAAGAGGTGTATTGCACCAAGATCGGCACCACCCACCCCGACGAGATGTACATCGTGGGCGGCCACATGGACGGCATCGGCTGGGGCCAGGCCGCCAACGACGACGGTTCGGGCGCGGCGCTCGTCATGCAGTTGGCGCGCGTGTTCAGCAACCCGGACGTCAAGACCGAACGCTCGATCCGCTTCATTCTATGGAACAACGAGGAGTCGGGCCTCAACGGGAGCCGCGCCTACATCGCCCAACGATTCGCACTGCAGGGCAAGGAAGACCCGCCAGGTTCCGGCAAGTATCCCGAGCCCCGATGGCTGGGCATGATCCAGCACGACATGATGCTGTGGGACCACGGCATGCCGCGGGCCGACGGCACGGTGAGCAAGGAGCAACGCCCCGAGGCGAACGTCAACATCGAATTCCAATCGAACTCCAAGATGGCCGCCGAGTCGCAACAGCTGGCCTGGACCTTCGAGGCGGCCAACGAGAAGTACGCCACCGACTATCCGGCCCAGGTGGGCCGCCACATGACCAACACCGACTCCGATCCGTTCAAGGACCTGGTGCCGGCTATTAGTCTTCGTGAAAACGAACGCGGGACGCAGATCGGCGCCGGCTGGGATCCCAACTGGCACCAGCCCACCGACGTCTACACGACCTACCACGACAAGGATTTCCGATTGGGCCTCAACGCGGCCCAGACCACGCTGGCCGCGGTGGCCGAACTCACCGGCGCCACGATCCAGAAATAG
- a CDS encoding GIY-YIG nuclease family protein has translation MDRKSLIRQYKEARRPMGVFQVRNTRTGRVFVGSSIDLPSILNRLRSQLRLGGHPDRALQEDWRSMGDDAFAFEVLDTLAPPDEPTYDPTDDLRTLEGLWRAKIAEAGGSLYNAPKRR, from the coding sequence ATGGATCGCAAGTCGCTCATTCGCCAGTACAAGGAAGCCCGACGGCCGATGGGGGTCTTTCAGGTCCGCAACACGCGAACGGGCCGCGTCTTCGTCGGGTCGAGCATCGACTTGCCGTCGATTCTGAACCGCCTGCGGTCGCAACTCCGATTAGGCGGCCATCCGGACCGTGCGTTGCAAGAAGACTGGCGGTCGATGGGTGACGACGCGTTCGCGTTCGAGGTCCTGGACACGCTGGCTCCCCCAGACGAGCCGACCTACGATCCCACCGACGACTTGCGCACGCTCGAAGGTCTGTGGCGCGCGAAGATCGCTGAGGCCGGCGGATCTTTGTACAACGCGCCCAAGCGCCGATAG
- a CDS encoding efflux RND transporter permease subunit: MTVQDGGNKAGARPGAGAMSVTGLFIRRPVMTTLLMLGVLVFGVYSYRTLPVSDLPITDSPSIGVGASLPGASPETMAATVATPLEKAFSAIAGIDEITSSSSLGSTNVSLTFSPDRDIDAAAQDVNAAISQAMPALPAGIHPPSMHKQNQAAAPILFLALTSAVLPMQQVDEYAETDIAQRLSMVEGVSEVQVWGSAKYAVRVELDPARLAARGIGVSQVAAAIRNNNVMLPTGVLYGRNRTVTVQATGQLSNADQFRKLIIAYRNGGAVRLGDVANVLDDIQNDKGASWIGDERAIGLAVMRQPGVNTVAVAAGVKEALAEIERGLPPTITVHVQYDRSVSIQASVHDVKFSLVLALCLVVMVIFLFLRSAVATLIPSLTLPMSIIGTFSIMAILHFSVDNLSLMALTLAVGFVVDDAIVMLENIVRHLEMGKPPMRAAFDGAQEVGFTILSMTLSLSAVFIPLMFMGGQIGRLFREFAITISVAILVSGFVSLTLTPMLCSRLLKAKSEERHGRWFDATERMFQRTLHAYEQSLAWVMRHRRYALAFSVVILVLTAGLFIIIPKGLFPPDDTGQLNGSTEAAQGTSFPEMERLQKIAMARLATDSNVQSFSSWVGGGFGSSNQGRLNVTLKPEGQRPSADDMVNELTQRLSGIPGLAVYFQNPPAIHIGGRSAKAQYQFTLRANDIDTLYAEAGKLMERMQRVPLLTSVTSDLENRAPILQVHIDRNRALSLGVTPAAIEQALADAYNEQQVSTIYTPTNEYWVVMETVAAAQTDANVLKRFFVPGSNGRMIPLSDVATFEHTEGPLSVAHSGQMASVTISFNLAPNVSLGTAVDAVNRLARSTLPATISASFSGAAQAFEASQQGMGLLFLITVFIIYIILGILYESFIHPITILTGLPFAAFGALLALWITHVELGVYGYVGIIMLVGIVKKNAIMMIDFAIAAEREDHCTPAEAIVRAASVRFRPIMMTTVSAIASTLPIAIGVGASAASRRPLGVVVVGGLAFSQIVTLYVTPVFYTYLDELQGWTGRVFARATGATTTAGGQPVPAAGD; the protein is encoded by the coding sequence ATGACCGTGCAGGACGGTGGCAACAAAGCCGGCGCGCGGCCCGGCGCGGGGGCAATGAGCGTCACGGGGCTCTTCATTCGCCGCCCGGTCATGACGACGCTCCTCATGCTCGGCGTCCTGGTGTTCGGCGTGTATTCCTATCGCACGCTGCCGGTGAGCGATCTCCCGATCACCGACTCCCCGAGCATCGGCGTGGGCGCCAGTTTGCCGGGCGCCAGTCCCGAGACCATGGCGGCCACGGTCGCGACGCCGCTCGAGAAGGCATTCTCGGCCATCGCCGGCATCGACGAGATCACGTCGAGCAGCTCGCTCGGCTCCACGAACGTCAGCCTCACCTTCTCGCCCGATCGCGACATCGACGCGGCGGCGCAGGACGTGAACGCGGCCATCTCGCAGGCCATGCCGGCACTGCCGGCGGGAATTCATCCGCCGTCGATGCACAAGCAGAACCAGGCGGCGGCGCCGATCCTGTTCCTGGCGCTGACTTCGGCGGTGCTGCCGATGCAGCAGGTGGACGAGTACGCCGAGACGGACATCGCGCAGCGGCTGTCCATGGTGGAAGGCGTGTCCGAGGTGCAGGTGTGGGGCTCGGCGAAGTACGCCGTGCGCGTCGAGCTCGATCCCGCCAGGCTGGCGGCCCGCGGCATCGGCGTGTCGCAGGTGGCGGCGGCGATCCGCAACAACAACGTGATGCTCCCCACCGGGGTGCTCTACGGGCGCAATCGCACGGTCACCGTGCAGGCGACCGGCCAGCTGTCGAACGCCGACCAGTTCCGGAAGTTGATCATCGCCTATCGCAATGGCGGCGCGGTGCGGCTGGGCGACGTGGCCAACGTGCTCGACGACATCCAGAACGACAAGGGTGCGAGTTGGATCGGCGACGAACGCGCGATCGGCCTGGCGGTAATGCGTCAGCCGGGCGTGAACACCGTGGCCGTGGCCGCGGGGGTGAAGGAAGCGTTGGCGGAGATCGAGCGGGGGCTCCCGCCCACGATCACGGTGCACGTGCAATACGATCGTTCGGTGTCGATCCAGGCATCGGTGCACGACGTGAAGTTCTCGCTCGTCCTGGCGCTGTGCCTGGTGGTGATGGTGATCTTCCTGTTCCTGCGGAGCGCCGTGGCCACGCTGATCCCGAGCCTCACGCTGCCGATGTCGATCATCGGCACGTTCTCGATCATGGCGATCCTGCACTTCAGCGTGGACAACCTGTCGCTGATGGCGCTCACGCTCGCCGTGGGGTTCGTGGTGGACGATGCGATCGTGATGCTCGAGAACATCGTACGCCATCTGGAGATGGGAAAGCCGCCGATGCGCGCCGCGTTCGACGGCGCGCAGGAGGTGGGGTTCACGATCCTGTCGATGACCCTGTCGCTGTCGGCGGTGTTCATCCCGCTGATGTTCATGGGCGGGCAGATCGGGCGGCTGTTCAGAGAGTTCGCGATCACGATCTCGGTGGCGATCCTCGTTTCGGGGTTCGTCTCGCTCACGCTCACCCCCATGTTGTGCAGCCGGCTGCTCAAGGCGAAGAGCGAGGAGCGCCACGGCCGCTGGTTCGACGCCACCGAGCGGATGTTCCAGCGGACGTTGCATGCGTATGAGCAGAGTCTGGCATGGGTGATGCGGCACCGCCGGTACGCCCTGGCCTTCTCAGTCGTGATCCTCGTGCTGACGGCCGGGCTGTTCATCATCATTCCCAAGGGGCTGTTCCCGCCCGACGACACCGGGCAGCTCAACGGTTCGACCGAGGCGGCGCAGGGCACGTCGTTCCCGGAGATGGAGCGGCTGCAGAAGATCGCGATGGCGCGGCTGGCCACCGATTCCAACGTCCAGTCGTTCAGTTCGTGGGTCGGGGGCGGGTTCGGGTCCTCCAACCAGGGACGGCTGAATGTGACGCTCAAGCCGGAGGGGCAGCGGCCGTCGGCGGACGACATGGTCAACGAACTGACGCAACGCCTCTCGGGCATCCCCGGGCTCGCCGTCTACTTTCAGAATCCGCCCGCCATCCACATCGGGGGCCGCTCGGCGAAGGCCCAGTATCAGTTCACCCTGCGCGCCAACGATATCGACACGCTGTACGCCGAGGCCGGGAAGTTGATGGAGCGGATGCAGCGGGTGCCGCTGCTCACCAGCGTGACGTCGGATCTCGAGAACCGCGCTCCGATCCTGCAGGTGCACATCGACCGCAACCGTGCGCTCTCGCTGGGCGTGACGCCGGCGGCGATCGAACAGGCCCTGGCCGACGCCTATAACGAGCAGCAGGTGTCCACCATCTACACCCCGACGAACGAGTACTGGGTGGTCATGGAGACGGTCGCCGCGGCGCAGACCGACGCCAACGTGCTCAAGCGGTTCTTCGTGCCGGGCTCCAACGGCCGCATGATCCCGTTGTCGGACGTGGCGACGTTCGAGCACACCGAGGGACCGCTCAGTGTGGCGCACTCCGGCCAGATGGCGTCGGTGACGATCTCGTTCAACCTCGCGCCCAACGTGTCGCTGGGCACCGCCGTGGACGCCGTGAACCGCCTGGCGCGCAGCACGCTTCCGGCGACGATCTCGGCCAGCTTCTCCGGCGCCGCCCAGGCGTTCGAGGCGTCGCAGCAGGGGATGGGCCTCCTGTTCCTGATCACGGTATTCATCATCTACATCATTCTCGGAATCCTGTACGAGAGCTTCATCCACCCGATCACGATCCTCACCGGTCTGCCGTTCGCGGCGTTCGGGGCGCTGTTGGCGCTCTGGATCACGCACGTGGAGCTCGGCGTGTACGGCTACGTCGGGATCATCATGCTCGTGGGCATCGTCAAGAAGAACGCGATCATGATGATCGACTTCGCGATCGCCGCCGAGCGCGAGGACCACTGCACGCCCGCCGAGGCGATCGTGCGGGCCGCAAGCGTGCGGTTCCGGCCGATCATGATGACGACCGTGTCGGCCATCGCCAGCACGCTGCCGATCGCGATCGGCGTGGGGGCGAGCGCCGCGTCGCGGCGGCCGCTCGGCGTCGTGGTCGTGGGCGGGCTCGCCTTCTCGCAGATCGTGACGCTCTACGTCACGCCGGTGTTCTACACCTACCTCGACGAACTGCAGGGCTGGACCGGCCGCGTATTCGCGCGTGCCACCGGCGCCACCACCACCGCGGGCGGCCAGCCGGTCCCGGCGGCGGGCGACTGA
- a CDS encoding efflux RND transporter permease subunit — MNFTTLFIKRPVMTTLVMVGILVFGIVAYRQLPVSDLPNVDFPTITVTATLPGTSPQTMAATVATPLEKQFSTIAGIDNMTSTSSVGQTQIVVQFALDRDIDAAAQDVQAAIAQTVRSLPQGIVPPSYQKSNPADAPILTLALTSTQVPLSTLDEIGETTLAQRLSMVGGVAQVLVYGAQKYAVRVQLDPAQLATRGIALEDVATAIAAQNVNLPTGVLWGPKTALTVQATGQLSNADQFRDVIVAYRNGAPVHLSELGRITNDVQNDKTASWYNGQRSIVLAIQRQPGTNTVDVANRVKASIARLQAEIPPTVKVSTLYDRSVTIQASVHDVTFTLELTLVLVVLVIFFFLRNLSATIIPSLALPMSIIGTFSVMYLLNYSLDNLSLMALTLAVGFVVDDAIVMLENIVRHLEMGKSKRQAAIDGAAEVGFTILSMTFSLAAVFIPFLFMGGIIGKLFHEFAVTIGVAILVSGFVSLTLTPMLSSRFLRSEHNRVHGRLYLLVERFFDGWLGIYERTLAWVMQRRPAALAFSLVTLVVTGWLFWAVPKGLFPSDDTGQLLATTEAAEGISFDALSLRQQQVAAVVAQDSDVRSVTSAVGTTAAANQGQLTIDLKPITERHRSADEIARDLTRAVASVPDIAVFIENPPAISIGGLASKSLYQYTLQSANMGALDTAARALEARLRKLPILTDVTSDLLINNPQVTVDIDREQAGQLGVSAAEIENTLYDAFGQRQVSTIYTSTNEYWVVMELMPQYQSDVGALGGLWVRSSRGPLVPLSTVARFDDSVGPVTVNHSGQLPSATISFNLAPGVSLGTALTAVTQASARILPANITGSFSGIAQAFMDTQAGLAVLLILAVFVIYVILGVLYESFIHPVTILTGLPFAAFGALSTLWLAGLDLDIYGFVGVIMLIGIVEKNAIMMIDFAIEAQRGSGKSPREAILEAASVRFRPIMMTTMAALMGAIPIAVGWGAGSATRRPLGVAVVGGLAFSQLVTLYVTPVFYTYLDELQTWFSRGRAAARDSGGAAIPEAVPGD, encoded by the coding sequence ATGAATTTCACGACGCTGTTCATCAAACGCCCCGTCATGACCACGCTCGTCATGGTGGGCATTCTCGTATTCGGCATCGTGGCCTACCGGCAGCTGCCGGTGAGCGACCTGCCGAACGTCGACTTCCCGACGATCACGGTCACGGCCACGCTGCCGGGCACCAGTCCGCAGACGATGGCGGCCACCGTCGCCACGCCGCTCGAGAAGCAGTTCTCGACCATCGCCGGCATCGACAACATGACGTCGACGTCGAGCGTCGGGCAGACGCAGATCGTGGTCCAGTTCGCGCTCGACCGCGACATCGACGCCGCCGCGCAGGACGTGCAGGCCGCGATCGCCCAGACCGTGCGCAGCCTGCCGCAGGGCATCGTGCCGCCGTCTTACCAGAAGTCGAATCCCGCCGACGCGCCCATTCTCACGCTGGCCCTCACCTCCACCCAGGTCCCGCTGTCCACGCTCGACGAGATCGGCGAGACGACGCTGGCCCAGCGGCTGTCCATGGTGGGGGGCGTGGCCCAGGTACTGGTATACGGCGCGCAGAAGTACGCCGTCCGCGTGCAGCTCGACCCGGCGCAGCTCGCCACGCGCGGCATCGCGCTCGAGGACGTGGCCACGGCGATCGCCGCTCAGAACGTGAACCTGCCCACCGGCGTGTTGTGGGGCCCGAAGACGGCGCTCACCGTGCAGGCCACCGGACAGCTCTCCAACGCCGATCAGTTCCGCGACGTGATCGTGGCCTACCGCAACGGCGCGCCGGTGCACCTGAGCGAGCTCGGCCGGATCACCAACGACGTGCAGAACGACAAGACGGCCAGCTGGTACAACGGGCAGCGGTCGATCGTGCTCGCCATCCAACGGCAGCCGGGCACCAATACGGTGGACGTGGCCAATCGCGTCAAGGCGTCGATCGCCCGCCTGCAGGCGGAGATCCCGCCCACGGTCAAGGTGTCCACGCTCTACGATCGCTCGGTCACGATCCAGGCGTCGGTCCACGACGTGACGTTCACCCTGGAACTGACGCTGGTGCTCGTCGTCCTCGTGATCTTCTTCTTCCTGCGCAACCTCTCGGCCACGATCATTCCCAGTCTCGCGCTGCCGATGTCGATCATCGGGACGTTCTCGGTGATGTACCTGCTGAACTACAGTCTGGACAACCTGTCGCTGATGGCGCTCACCCTGGCGGTGGGCTTCGTGGTCGACGATGCGATCGTCATGCTCGAGAACATCGTGCGTCACCTCGAGATGGGGAAATCCAAGCGACAGGCGGCGATCGACGGAGCCGCCGAGGTGGGATTCACCATCCTGTCGATGACGTTCTCGCTGGCCGCGGTGTTCATTCCGTTTCTCTTCATGGGCGGCATCATCGGCAAGCTGTTCCACGAATTCGCGGTCACGATCGGCGTAGCGATCCTGGTGTCGGGCTTCGTGTCGCTGACGCTCACGCCCATGCTCTCCAGCCGCTTCCTGCGCTCGGAGCACAACCGCGTGCACGGGCGGCTCTACCTGCTCGTCGAGCGGTTCTTCGACGGGTGGCTGGGCATCTACGAGCGCACGCTGGCGTGGGTCATGCAGCGGCGGCCGGCGGCGCTGGCATTCTCGCTCGTCACGCTGGTCGTCACCGGCTGGCTGTTCTGGGCCGTTCCCAAGGGGCTGTTCCCGTCCGACGATACCGGGCAACTCCTCGCGACCACCGAGGCCGCGGAGGGCATCTCGTTCGACGCCCTCTCGCTGCGGCAGCAACAGGTGGCGGCGGTCGTGGCGCAGGATTCCGACGTACGGTCGGTGACGTCGGCGGTCGGCACGACGGCGGCGGCCAACCAGGGGCAGCTGACGATCGACCTCAAGCCGATCACCGAGCGGCACCGCAGCGCCGACGAGATCGCGCGCGACCTCACGCGCGCCGTGGCCAGCGTGCCCGACATCGCGGTCTTCATCGAGAATCCGCCGGCCATTTCGATCGGCGGCCTCGCGTCCAAGAGCCTCTATCAGTACACGCTCCAGAGCGCCAACATGGGCGCGCTCGACACGGCGGCCCGCGCGCTCGAGGCGCGGCTGCGAAAGCTCCCGATCCTCACCGACGTCACCAGCGACCTGCTGATCAACAATCCACAGGTGACCGTGGACATCGATCGCGAACAGGCCGGACAACTGGGCGTGTCGGCGGCCGAGATCGAGAACACCCTCTACGACGCATTCGGTCAACGGCAGGTGTCCACGATCTACACGTCCACCAACGAGTACTGGGTGGTGATGGAGTTGATGCCGCAGTACCAGTCCGACGTCGGCGCGCTGGGGGGGCTGTGGGTGCGGTCGTCGCGCGGGCCGCTGGTACCGCTGTCCACCGTGGCGCGGTTCGACGACAGCGTGGGGCCGGTCACCGTGAACCACTCGGGCCAGCTCCCGTCGGCGACGATCTCGTTCAATCTGGCGCCCGGGGTGTCCCTGGGCACCGCGCTCACCGCGGTCACGCAGGCGTCGGCCCGGATCCTGCCCGCCAACATCACCGGCAGCTTCTCGGGCATCGCCCAGGCGTTCATGGACACGCAGGCGGGGCTGGCGGTGCTTCTCATCCTCGCCGTGTTCGTGATCTACGTGATCCTCGGCGTGTTGTACGAGAGCTTCATCCATCCGGTCACGATCCTCACCGGACTGCCCTTCGCGGCGTTCGGGGCGCTGAGCACGCTCTGGCTGGCGGGACTCGATCTCGACATCTACGGGTTCGTGGGTGTGATCATGCTCATCGGAATCGTGGAGAAGAACGCGATCATGATGATCGATTTCGCCATCGAGGCGCAGCGCGGGAGCGGGAAGTCGCCGCGCGAGGCCATCCTGGAGGCGGCGAGCGTGCGCTTCCGTCCGATCATGATGACGACCATGGCCGCGCTCATGGGCGCCATCCCGATCGCCGTGGGGTGGGGCGCCGGCTCGGCCACGCGGCGGCCGCTGGGCGTGGCCGTCGTGGGGGGCCTGGCGTTCTCGCAGCTCGTGACGCTGTACGTGACGCCCGTGTTCTACACGTACCTGGACGAGCTGCAGACCTGGTTCTCGCGCGGACGGGCGGCCGCCCGGGACAGTGGCGGCGCCGCGATTCCCGAGGCCGTTCCGGGCGACTGA
- a CDS encoding rhodanese-like domain-containing protein, whose amino-acid sequence MKYRNKTVTVVIDVRSRLEFVFGHVPGAVCIPVQKVGREALAQRGIPPDASILVYCASGSRSAMAVDVLKRAGYKRVVDGGGLAAVRRDLKHD is encoded by the coding sequence ATGAAGTATCGCAACAAGACGGTGACCGTCGTGATCGACGTCCGATCGCGACTGGAGTTCGTGTTCGGCCACGTGCCGGGCGCCGTGTGCATCCCGGTGCAGAAGGTGGGGCGCGAGGCGCTTGCGCAGCGCGGCATTCCGCCGGACGCGTCGATCCTGGTGTACTGTGCCAGCGGCTCACGGTCGGCGATGGCGGTGGACGTGCTCAAGCGAGCCGGCTACAAGCGCGTGGTGGACGGCGGCGGCCTCGCCGCCGTGCGGCGCGACCTCAAACACGACTGA
- a CDS encoding SGNH/GDSL hydrolase family protein, producing MKRFFPALVALLTAAAAPPAAAQGSAPPHWIATWAPSASWMPARPPAGTVDPVPTYVNRTLREIVHTTLGGDSVRVRLSNEYGDRPLVIGDARVALHAVGANAIAGSDRALTFGGRATVTIGAGAAVVSDPIAYRVPALADLVVSLYLPDSARTSTRHLLGLQTNYVSGPGDVAAAAAFAPDTTLDMWVFLTGVDVTNPLAAGAIVAIGNSITDGYQSTPNANHRWPDDLAQRLLMTPGAPVMSVVNAGISGNRVLNPGAGPSALARFGRDVLLQPGVRDVIVMEGINDIGRANDSRNPDDSVSAEQIIFGLSQLAQRAHERGLTVLGATLTPFEGSGDYYSPASEAKRQAVNAWIRTGGAFDGVIDFDAVTRDPSHPARFLPAYDSGDHLHPGDAGYRAMAESVDLGLFRATPGHH from the coding sequence ATGAAACGCTTCTTTCCCGCCCTCGTGGCGCTGCTCACGGCGGCCGCCGCTCCACCGGCCGCCGCCCAGGGGAGCGCGCCGCCGCACTGGATCGCCACCTGGGCCCCGAGCGCGTCGTGGATGCCGGCGCGGCCGCCGGCCGGCACCGTCGATCCCGTGCCCACGTACGTGAACCGCACGTTGCGCGAGATCGTGCACACCACGCTCGGCGGCGACAGTGTGCGAGTGCGGCTGTCCAACGAATACGGTGACCGCCCCCTCGTGATCGGCGATGCCCGCGTGGCGTTGCACGCCGTTGGGGCGAATGCGATCGCCGGTTCCGACCGGGCGCTCACCTTCGGCGGTCGCGCCACGGTGACCATCGGGGCCGGCGCCGCGGTGGTCAGCGATCCCATCGCGTATCGCGTACCGGCGCTGGCTGACCTCGTCGTGAGTCTCTATCTCCCCGACTCCGCGCGAACCTCCACGCGCCACCTGCTGGGGCTGCAGACCAACTACGTGTCGGGGCCCGGCGACGTCGCGGCCGCCGCCGCGTTCGCGCCCGACACGACGCTCGACATGTGGGTCTTTCTCACCGGGGTGGACGTGACGAATCCGCTGGCGGCGGGCGCCATCGTGGCGATCGGGAACTCGATCACCGACGGCTACCAGTCCACGCCCAACGCGAACCACCGTTGGCCGGACGACCTGGCCCAACGGCTGCTCATGACACCGGGCGCCCCGGTCATGAGCGTCGTGAACGCGGGGATCTCGGGCAATCGCGTGCTGAACCCGGGGGCGGGACCGAGCGCGCTGGCGCGATTCGGCCGCGACGTGCTGCTGCAGCCCGGAGTGCGGGACGTGATCGTGATGGAGGGCATCAACGACATCGGCCGCGCGAACGACTCCAGGAACCCGGACGACTCGGTGAGCGCCGAGCAGATCATCTTCGGGCTGTCGCAGTTAGCCCAGCGGGCGCACGAGCGCGGGCTCACGGTACTCGGCGCCACGCTCACACCGTTCGAGGGCTCCGGGGACTACTACTCGCCGGCGTCGGAAGCCAAGCGGCAGGCGGTGAATGCCTGGATCCGCACCGGCGGGGCGTTCGACGGCGTCATAGATTTCGACGCCGTGACGCGCGATCCGAGTCATCCGGCGCGATTCCTGCCGGCCTATGATTCGGGAGACCATCTGCACCCGGGCGACGCCGGCTACCGCGCCATGGCCGAGTCCGTCGACCTCGGACTCTTCCGGGCGACCCCGGGCCATCATTAG
- a CDS encoding efflux RND transporter periplasmic adaptor subunit, whose amino-acid sequence MQSKQSFSRAILVVPALGAAFAVAACSKAPQRPAHTPVTVSVVAARRADIPYIVQANGIVTPIQTANVAPQVSGIVTRVAFQEGQEVTKGQVLFQIDPVPYQATYQQTLATFERDSATAANARSERDRYRKLVAMGVITEEEADQYETTAATTAASMRADAAQVASAKFNLDNTTVRAPISGKTGSVLVRVGNLVSAAGGQPLVVINQVRPITVRFSLPSSELPKLQRYALKGGLPVTALPGGGTAGAAPFDTTTTASPMDESSPVADALAAQQGADVRPETGELTFIDNAVDTTTGTVQLKATFANRDEALWVGQFASASMRLYVERGALVVPAQAIQSGQQGTYVYTLDADNKAQQHPVVVERTASGLAVIAAGLAEGDRVVTEGQSRLTPGAVATLRSASDTGAMTAKRGQRGGAGGAGGVGGSSAARGGATGG is encoded by the coding sequence ATGCAATCCAAGCAGTCATTTTCGCGCGCGATCCTCGTCGTTCCGGCGTTGGGCGCCGCGTTTGCAGTCGCGGCCTGCTCCAAGGCGCCGCAACGCCCCGCGCACACTCCAGTGACGGTGAGCGTCGTCGCCGCCCGGCGGGCCGACATTCCATACATCGTTCAGGCCAACGGCATCGTCACGCCGATCCAGACCGCGAACGTGGCGCCGCAGGTGAGCGGAATCGTGACGCGGGTGGCGTTCCAGGAAGGTCAGGAGGTGACCAAGGGGCAGGTGCTCTTCCAGATCGATCCCGTGCCCTACCAGGCCACCTACCAACAGACGCTCGCGACGTTCGAGCGCGATTCGGCCACCGCCGCCAATGCCCGCAGCGAGCGCGACCGCTACCGGAAGCTGGTCGCCATGGGCGTGATCACCGAAGAAGAAGCCGATCAGTACGAGACCACCGCCGCCACCACCGCTGCCAGCATGCGCGCCGACGCGGCTCAGGTCGCGAGCGCGAAGTTCAACCTCGACAATACGACGGTGCGGGCCCCCATCTCGGGCAAGACGGGCAGTGTGCTCGTGCGCGTAGGAAACCTGGTGTCGGCCGCAGGCGGCCAACCGCTCGTGGTGATCAACCAGGTGCGGCCGATCACCGTGCGGTTCTCGCTGCCGTCATCCGAACTGCCCAAGTTGCAGCGCTACGCGCTCAAAGGTGGGCTTCCGGTCACCGCGCTTCCCGGGGGCGGCACCGCGGGCGCCGCGCCGTTCGACACGACGACGACCGCCTCGCCGATGGACGAATCGTCCCCCGTGGCCGATGCGCTGGCCGCGCAGCAGGGCGCGGACGTCAGGCCCGAAACGGGGGAGTTGACGTTCATCGACAACGCGGTGGACACCACTACGGGAACGGTGCAACTCAAGGCGACGTTCGCCAACCGGGACGAAGCGCTGTGGGTGGGCCAGTTCGCGTCGGCCAGCATGCGGCTGTACGTGGAGCGGGGGGCCCTGGTCGTGCCCGCGCAGGCCATCCAGAGCGGGCAGCAGGGTACGTACGTGTACACGCTCGACGCCGACAACAAGGCGCAGCAGCATCCGGTGGTGGTCGAGCGCACGGCGAGCGGCCTCGCCGTGATCGCGGCCGGGCTGGCCGAGGGCGACCGGGTGGTGACCGAAGGCCAGTCGCGGCTGACGCCGGGCGCGGTGGCGACGTTGCGGAGCGCGTCCGACACGGGGGCGATGACGGCCAAGCGCGGCCAACGGGGCGGCGCAGGCGGCGCGGGCGGCGTGGGTGGAAGTTCGGCGGCGCGCGGTGGGGCCACCGGCGGATGA